The following coding sequences are from one Sphingobium sp. RAC03 window:
- a CDS encoding NUDIX hydrolase, with protein MKKIQSAAIPFRLDDANRLFLLLITSRRKGRWVLPKGTVSGMLPHVSAAREAFEEAGVIGLIAKTPFETYHLRKNVGCGVAMEIPVYTFPMRVTVELQTWPEMDFRQRQWILAGQITEMVESAELRSLLQRFAQSDHSRLKA; from the coding sequence ATGAAGAAGATTCAGTCGGCAGCCATTCCTTTTCGTCTAGATGACGCCAATCGGCTTTTCCTGTTGCTCATCACCTCTCGAAGGAAGGGACGCTGGGTGCTACCAAAGGGAACGGTCAGCGGAATGTTACCTCACGTTTCGGCGGCGCGGGAGGCATTCGAGGAGGCCGGCGTAATAGGCTTGATCGCCAAAACACCGTTCGAGACATATCATCTGCGAAAGAACGTCGGATGTGGGGTAGCGATGGAGATCCCGGTTTATACATTCCCCATGCGTGTGACGGTGGAGCTCCAAACCTGGCCAGAAATGGATTTCCGGCAGCGGCAATGGATTTTAGCGGGACAAATTACCGAAATGGTGGAAAGCGCAGAACTACGCTCCCTCCTCCAACGTTTTGCTCAATCAGATCATTCGCGCCTTAAAGCGTGA
- the pobA gene encoding 4-hydroxybenzoate 3-monooxygenase → MKTQVAIIGAGPAGLLLGHLLRAEGIEVVVIERAAPDYVLGRIRAGVLERTTTDLMDRLGLGARMHAEGLPHDGFHLADGERLIRIDIEALTGKKVMVYGQTEVTRDLMEAAPERGLEIIYEAGDVALHAVDSDAPYVTYSKDGVTYRIDAQFFCGCDGFHGPSRKAVPASVAKAYEKVYPFGWLGILADVPPCHHELIYANHDRGFALASMRSESRSRYYIQVPLDEKIEEWPDDRLWDELATRLGPEAAANMTRGPALEKSIAPLRSFVFEPMRYGRLMLAGDSAHIVPPTGAKGLNLAASDVHYLSEALIGYFKRGYADAVAGYSDKALARVWKSERFSWQLTKLMHRFPDGDAFDRRMQVAELDYIASSHAAQTTIAENYVGLSL, encoded by the coding sequence ATGAAGACACAGGTCGCCATTATCGGAGCCGGGCCTGCGGGCCTGTTGCTGGGCCATTTGCTGCGGGCCGAGGGCATAGAGGTCGTTGTCATCGAGCGCGCAGCCCCCGATTATGTGTTGGGGCGGATCCGGGCAGGGGTGCTGGAGCGGACGACCACCGACCTGATGGACCGGCTGGGGCTGGGCGCGCGGATGCATGCCGAAGGGTTGCCGCATGACGGCTTCCACCTCGCCGATGGTGAACGGCTGATCCGTATCGATATTGAGGCGCTGACCGGCAAGAAGGTGATGGTCTATGGCCAGACCGAAGTCACCCGCGACCTGATGGAGGCCGCGCCCGAGCGCGGGCTGGAGATCATCTATGAGGCAGGCGACGTCGCGCTGCACGCTGTCGACAGCGATGCGCCCTATGTCACCTATAGCAAGGATGGCGTGACGTACCGGATTGACGCGCAATTCTTCTGTGGCTGCGATGGATTTCACGGGCCGTCGCGCAAGGCGGTACCCGCCTCAGTGGCTAAGGCCTATGAAAAGGTCTACCCCTTTGGCTGGCTCGGCATATTGGCGGACGTGCCACCATGTCATCATGAGCTGATCTACGCCAACCATGACCGTGGCTTTGCCCTGGCCTCGATGCGGTCGGAAAGCCGCAGCCGCTATTATATCCAGGTGCCGCTCGACGAGAAGATTGAAGAGTGGCCTGACGATCGGCTGTGGGACGAGTTGGCGACGCGGTTGGGCCCGGAGGCAGCCGCGAACATGACTCGCGGCCCCGCGCTCGAAAAGTCGATCGCACCGCTGCGCTCTTTCGTGTTCGAGCCAATGCGCTATGGTCGGCTGATGCTGGCAGGGGACAGCGCGCATATCGTACCGCCGACCGGTGCCAAGGGGCTGAACCTGGCGGCGTCCGACGTCCATTATCTGTCGGAAGCGCTGATCGGCTATTTCAAGCGGGGCTATGCCGATGCGGTGGCAGGCTATTCGGACAAGGCGCTGGCGCGGGTGTGGAAGTCGGAGCGCTTTTCCTGGCAACTCACCAAGTTGATGCATCGCTTCCCCGACGGCGACGCGTTCGACCGGCGGATGCAGGTGGCCGAACTCGACTATATTGCCTCCTCCCATGCGGCGCAGACAACGATCGCAGAAAATTATGTTGGCCTGTCGCTGTAG
- a CDS encoding MFS transporter: MTDIRRQLDEAPMGRLQITAIALCVLLNALDGFDVLAISFASPGIAKEWGVDRAALGFVLSMELIGMAVGSVLLGNIADRIGRRPTIIGCLVVMAGGMGAATIAWDVTSLSLIRLITGLGIGGMLACTNAMVAELANARARSLAVTIMAAGYPVGAILGGSVASYLLIAGDWRDIFLFGGIVTALFLPLSLWLLPESIGFLVQKRPQGALSKINRLLGRMGHAPATALPPLDAAAPKPSFAALFAPGLARTTILLTLAYFCHIMTFYFILKWVPKIVVDMGYLPSSAGSVLVWANVGGLVGALLLSVLSWRIAVRPLVIITMVASTIMVTLFGQEQTTLSGLSLIAASAGFFTNAAVVGLYALIAQSFPTAVRAGGTGIVIGVGRGGAALGPILAGFLFSLDFTLPLVAIVMASGSLLGAGLLLALRQRR, translated from the coding sequence ATGACCGACATTAGACGCCAGTTGGACGAAGCGCCGATGGGCCGGTTGCAGATCACCGCCATAGCCCTCTGCGTGCTGCTCAATGCGCTCGACGGGTTCGATGTTCTGGCGATCAGTTTCGCGTCTCCCGGCATCGCCAAGGAATGGGGCGTCGATCGCGCCGCGCTGGGGTTTGTGCTGTCGATGGAATTGATCGGCATGGCCGTGGGGTCGGTACTGCTCGGCAATATCGCCGATCGCATCGGCCGCCGACCCACGATCATCGGGTGCCTGGTCGTCATGGCGGGCGGGATGGGCGCAGCCACGATCGCCTGGGACGTTACCTCCCTTTCCCTTATCCGCCTGATAACCGGCCTTGGTATCGGCGGGATGCTTGCCTGCACCAACGCGATGGTCGCCGAACTCGCCAATGCGCGCGCACGCAGCCTGGCGGTCACGATCATGGCGGCGGGCTATCCGGTCGGCGCCATACTGGGTGGTTCGGTCGCTTCCTATCTACTGATCGCGGGTGATTGGCGCGATATCTTCCTATTCGGGGGCATCGTTACCGCCCTGTTCCTGCCGCTGTCGCTGTGGCTGTTGCCGGAATCGATCGGCTTCCTGGTCCAGAAGCGACCGCAAGGCGCGCTATCGAAGATCAATCGCCTGCTCGGCCGCATGGGCCACGCCCCTGCCACGGCGCTACCGCCGCTGGACGCGGCTGCGCCCAAACCCTCCTTTGCCGCGCTGTTCGCTCCGGGCCTTGCACGCACCACCATCCTGCTGACGCTCGCCTATTTCTGCCACATCATGACTTTCTACTTCATCCTGAAATGGGTGCCCAAGATCGTTGTTGATATGGGCTATCTTCCGTCCAGCGCAGGTAGCGTGCTGGTCTGGGCCAATGTCGGCGGGCTAGTGGGTGCGTTACTGCTCAGCGTCCTAAGCTGGCGCATCGCTGTCCGCCCTCTGGTCATCATTACCATGGTTGCATCGACCATCATGGTCACTTTGTTCGGCCAGGAACAGACGACACTGTCTGGCCTCAGCTTGATTGCGGCATCCGCCGGCTTCTTCACGAACGCTGCGGTCGTGGGTCTCTATGCGCTGATCGCCCAGTCCTTTCCGACCGCCGTGCGCGCGGGCGGGACCGGTATCGTCATCGGCGTGGGCCGGGGCGGCGCAGCGTTGGGGCCGATATTGGCCGGCTTTCTGTTCAGCCTCGACTTCACCCTGCCACTCGTCGCCATCGTCATGGCGTCGGGATCGTTGCTGGGCGCGGGATTGCTGCTGGCGCTGCGCCAACGCCGATAG
- a CDS encoding three component ABC system middle component — protein sequence MKRWDLRPVEIRNLFNPAFCGLVLFRALAAYEDEDVRGMPFSLTLLVLPLCLQRDARETLAKANRSYFLKIVAANPQMLVDLPKRTTDLLPFAFEALGVLMQLGALVVTPDGRLRTVREGVRKGIDGTPESISCQRVAKFLGREFAQIGDRVTIYTTLGVRP from the coding sequence ATGAAGCGGTGGGATCTTCGTCCCGTAGAAATCAGGAACCTGTTCAATCCGGCCTTCTGCGGCCTTGTCCTGTTCCGCGCGCTCGCGGCCTATGAGGACGAGGATGTGCGTGGCATGCCGTTCTCGCTAACGCTGCTCGTCCTGCCGCTATGCCTGCAGCGGGACGCGCGCGAAACCCTTGCCAAGGCGAATCGAAGCTATTTTCTGAAGATCGTTGCGGCCAATCCGCAGATGCTCGTCGATCTGCCGAAACGAACGACGGATCTCCTCCCGTTCGCGTTTGAGGCCCTTGGGGTGCTGATGCAGCTCGGCGCCCTCGTCGTCACGCCCGACGGTCGCCTGCGGACGGTCCGCGAGGGCGTCCGCAAGGGAATAGATGGCACTCCGGAGTCGATCTCCTGTCAGCGGGTGGCGAAATTCCTCGGTCGCGAATTCGCCCAGATTGGCGATCGCGTCACAATTTACACGACCTTGGGGGTCCGACCATGA
- a CDS encoding DUF3732 domain-containing protein has translation MKIKSIHLYSYDGRRRDVQFHLNGLNVITGRSSTGKSALSEIIEYCMGRSTFNIPEGVIRDRVSWFAVIYQFAGEQVLVAKPSPGPGRSSCSTAMIRRGADIAAPDYADLLVNDDDSGVETLLSRMIGIPENTTAVPLENSRESYDANIKHTYYYLFQKQTIVANKDQLFYRQNEPFQPQAIKDTLPILLGVSSRNRYELEAQLRTVQRDRRLNGKLLDQARGAVETAEERALGLISEARSVGIFATDRGAGEPVVSLLRGALSWTPTPVPEDDGQRVATIETNLFGLREQRREIQRRIDATVQFAKRSAGFESEAGEQRDRLASIKALPKSKETGEWQWPFAEANLALSSPIASMLLAELESLDQEMTAVRGERPALDAYLVDQRTALQAVGDQIRTKEVELSAAIASNEVIAQMGNRNNAASRVVGRVSLFLENLIPDAEMARLEAEEKRLKAKADDLERKIGADDSGERLASTLNNISMHMSRYITDLGGEFGQYPARLDMHNLTVVIDRPSRPIYMPRTGGGENHLAYHLAALLALHRFAANNDQPLPRFLLIDQPTQVYFPSETVYAAAGGSIEKTETDADLEAVRRLFEVLRRFGEEDARGFQIIVTEHANLRDDWFQSALVEQPWTKPPALVPDDWPDESDESASVEPS, from the coding sequence ATGAAGATCAAGTCGATCCACCTCTACAGCTATGACGGTCGCAGGCGGGATGTGCAGTTTCACCTGAACGGCCTCAACGTCATCACAGGAAGGTCCTCGACCGGTAAATCGGCGCTGTCTGAAATCATCGAATATTGCATGGGGCGCTCGACCTTCAACATTCCCGAAGGAGTCATACGCGACCGAGTAAGCTGGTTCGCCGTCATCTATCAGTTCGCCGGAGAGCAGGTGCTGGTGGCCAAGCCGTCACCGGGCCCGGGCCGAAGCAGCTGCAGCACCGCTATGATCCGGCGCGGTGCCGATATCGCCGCTCCGGACTACGCTGATCTTCTGGTCAATGACGACGACAGCGGGGTCGAGACGCTTCTATCGCGCATGATCGGCATCCCTGAGAACACCACGGCGGTGCCGCTGGAGAACAGCCGCGAGAGCTATGACGCCAATATCAAGCATACCTATTACTATCTGTTCCAGAAGCAGACGATCGTCGCCAACAAGGACCAACTCTTCTACCGGCAGAACGAGCCGTTCCAACCGCAGGCGATCAAAGACACCCTGCCCATTCTCCTGGGGGTCTCCTCGAGAAATCGCTACGAGCTGGAGGCCCAGCTGCGCACGGTCCAGCGCGATCGCCGGCTAAACGGCAAGCTGCTCGATCAGGCCAGGGGCGCGGTCGAAACCGCCGAGGAACGCGCTCTCGGATTGATTTCGGAAGCGCGCAGCGTCGGCATATTCGCCACCGACCGCGGCGCCGGCGAGCCTGTCGTCAGCCTCCTTCGCGGCGCCCTGTCGTGGACGCCGACACCCGTGCCCGAAGACGACGGCCAAAGGGTCGCCACCATTGAGACAAACCTCTTCGGTCTTCGCGAGCAGCGTCGCGAGATTCAGCGACGGATCGACGCTACGGTCCAGTTCGCCAAGAGGTCGGCGGGCTTCGAGAGCGAGGCCGGGGAGCAGCGCGACCGTCTGGCCTCGATCAAGGCCCTGCCGAAAAGCAAGGAAACGGGCGAGTGGCAGTGGCCCTTCGCCGAAGCTAATCTGGCGCTATCCAGCCCTATCGCGAGCATGCTTCTCGCGGAGCTCGAGTCGCTAGACCAGGAAATGACCGCCGTTCGGGGCGAGCGACCTGCCCTGGACGCCTATCTCGTGGATCAGCGCACAGCGCTTCAGGCGGTTGGGGATCAGATCCGAACCAAAGAGGTCGAGCTGTCGGCGGCGATCGCCTCAAACGAGGTCATCGCGCAGATGGGTAATCGCAACAACGCCGCGTCCCGGGTCGTGGGCCGAGTCAGCCTCTTCCTGGAGAATCTCATTCCCGACGCCGAGATGGCGCGTCTTGAGGCCGAGGAGAAACGGCTGAAGGCGAAGGCCGACGATCTAGAACGGAAGATCGGGGCCGATGATTCCGGCGAAAGGCTGGCCTCGACGCTGAACAACATCTCTATGCACATGTCGCGCTACATCACCGATCTGGGCGGCGAGTTCGGCCAGTATCCGGCGCGCCTCGACATGCACAACCTGACCGTTGTGATCGACCGACCGAGCCGACCGATCTACATGCCTAGGACGGGCGGGGGCGAGAACCATCTTGCTTACCACTTGGCGGCCCTGTTGGCGCTTCACCGGTTCGCCGCCAACAACGATCAGCCCTTGCCGCGCTTCCTGCTAATCGATCAGCCGACCCAGGTCTATTTTCCGTCCGAGACCGTCTATGCCGCAGCCGGCGGATCGATCGAGAAGACAGAAACGGATGCGGATCTTGAAGCCGTCCGCCGCCTGTTCGAGGTGCTCCGGCGCTTTGGCGAGGAGGACGCCAGGGGATTCCAAATCATCGTGACGGAACACGCCAATCTTCGCGACGACTGGTTCCAGTCCGCCCTGGTCGAGCAACCCTGGACCAAGCCGCCGGCGCTCGTTCCGGACGACTGGCCGGACGAGAGCGACGAAAGCGCATCGGTCGAGCCGTCATAG
- a CDS encoding recombinase family protein, whose protein sequence is MPRVALYARYSDDKQSPASIDDQFLICREQAAREGWRIVANYKDAAISGASVILRSGIQSLLQDAQMGRFDILLAEALDRVSRDQADVATLYKNLQFAGVKIVTLAEGEVSELHVGLKGTMNALFLKDLAKKTHRGLRGRVEKGKSGGGLCFGYDVVRRFSSEGEPVHGERSINAAEAEVIRQVFRQFANGLSPHAIACRLNDSGISAPTGKLWTSTTIRGHAKRGTGLLNNELYIGKLVWNRLRYLKNPQTGKRVSRINPKSEWIVTEVPDLRIVDEELWQAVKARQENIAIQYADVIEATRSAHTALNRTHRPKSLLSGLVYCGCCGGPYSLRGQGRFACSNHVDTKSCSNGHSITRDKLEARVLDGLRDRMMTPEVAAEAIRTYVEESNRINHQRRASEVADRTDLQKVLKAIKGLVTLAKEGKGTRALVDELLELEAQEDAIRARLAATPADVPDIHPNISEIYRRKVDRLTHALSQPEECQEAADALRALIERIDLTPGAKRGEVNAVLYGEFGRILEWIEQRRLAENAQSPGALAPGPCGMSVSVVAGVGFEPTTFRL, encoded by the coding sequence ATGCCCCGTGTAGCTCTGTATGCCCGCTATTCCGACGACAAGCAGAGCCCTGCATCCATCGACGACCAGTTTTTGATATGCCGTGAACAGGCAGCGCGCGAAGGCTGGCGGATTGTCGCTAATTATAAGGATGCAGCGATCTCCGGCGCGAGCGTCATTCTCCGTTCCGGAATCCAGTCACTTTTGCAGGATGCGCAGATGGGGCGCTTCGACATCCTGCTTGCCGAGGCGTTGGATCGGGTGTCGCGCGACCAGGCCGACGTCGCCACGCTTTACAAGAATCTCCAGTTCGCCGGCGTGAAGATCGTCACCCTGGCCGAGGGTGAAGTTTCTGAACTGCATGTCGGCCTCAAGGGCACTATGAACGCGCTGTTCCTCAAGGATCTTGCAAAGAAGACCCATCGCGGTCTGCGCGGCCGCGTCGAGAAGGGCAAATCCGGGGGCGGGCTTTGCTTTGGCTATGACGTCGTGCGGCGCTTCTCCAGCGAAGGCGAACCGGTCCACGGTGAGCGCAGCATCAATGCCGCCGAAGCTGAAGTCATTCGCCAGGTTTTCCGACAGTTCGCCAACGGGCTCAGCCCCCACGCAATTGCCTGCCGCCTGAATGACTCCGGGATTTCAGCACCAACGGGCAAGCTCTGGACATCGACCACGATCCGCGGCCACGCCAAGCGCGGCACCGGCCTGCTCAACAATGAACTCTATATCGGCAAGCTCGTCTGGAACCGGCTGCGCTATCTGAAGAACCCGCAAACCGGCAAGCGGGTCTCCCGCATCAATCCCAAATCCGAATGGATTGTGACCGAGGTTCCTGACCTGCGGATCGTGGATGAAGAACTCTGGCAGGCCGTGAAGGCGAGGCAAGAGAATATCGCGATCCAATATGCCGACGTCATCGAGGCAACCCGCTCCGCCCATACAGCTCTTAATCGCACGCATCGCCCGAAAAGCCTTCTCTCCGGCTTGGTTTACTGCGGCTGCTGCGGCGGTCCTTATTCCCTTCGCGGGCAGGGGCGGTTTGCCTGTTCGAACCATGTTGATACGAAAAGCTGCTCGAACGGGCATAGCATCACGCGCGACAAGCTGGAAGCGCGCGTCCTTGATGGTCTGCGCGATCGCATGATGACCCCGGAAGTCGCGGCAGAGGCCATTCGGACCTATGTCGAGGAGAGTAACCGCATCAACCACCAGCGCCGTGCGTCGGAAGTCGCCGATCGAACGGACCTGCAGAAAGTCCTCAAGGCGATCAAAGGCCTTGTGACACTCGCGAAAGAAGGCAAGGGCACACGCGCGCTTGTCGATGAGCTTTTGGAGCTGGAAGCCCAGGAGGATGCGATCCGCGCTCGTTTGGCTGCGACCCCTGCTGACGTGCCCGACATCCATCCCAACATCTCCGAGATTTATCGGCGCAAGGTCGATCGACTGACGCACGCGCTATCACAGCCGGAGGAGTGCCAGGAAGCCGCCGATGCGTTGCGGGCGCTGATTGAGCGCATTGACCTGACGCCCGGCGCGAAGCGCGGTGAGGTCAATGCCGTGCTCTATGGCGAGTTTGGCAGGATCCTGGAGTGGATCGAACAGCGTCGATTGGCCGAGAATGCACAAAGCCCCGGCGCTTTGGCGCCGGGGCCTTGTGGAATGTCGGTTTCGGTGGTTGCGGGAGTAGGATTTGAACCTACGACCTTCAGGTTATGA
- a CDS encoding ABC-three component system protein — protein MPEPRSIFSAAESGLGFIYQPRLALLRLLSLPESTSLLIEKSDDLEFDTASGRKTLASLKHKAEGDRLTDLDVDFWKSVRVWLAYYVDNGRISSNADFVLFTTAVIAPGSELRLFAEVDSDPADRAAMAAMLLDRSTSATIGKTKADLAELMEDELVDFYGRILILDGSPRIDTISQIVLDQHLRTVRRDVRGPLFQRLEGWWMDLMIKVLTAERIGPVYGHEVSDKLSSIAEEYRSDSLPITFRGRMPDGRIDVANDTRLFVEQLRDLDVSPARIQSAIIDYYRAFEQRSSWARENLLISGEMEEYEDRLVEEWGRFRDIIFETLHDASGDDAFRAAGRQLYKWAETETGELRIRERVTEAYVVRGAFQILANARPMPRVHWNPAFMKRLGELLGVAA, from the coding sequence ATGCCTGAACCTCGCTCGATATTTTCCGCTGCGGAGTCAGGACTCGGCTTCATCTATCAGCCCAGGCTAGCGCTGCTGAGGCTTTTGTCGCTGCCCGAAAGCACCTCGCTTCTCATCGAGAAAAGCGACGATCTCGAGTTTGACACGGCGAGCGGACGAAAGACCCTGGCGTCGCTGAAGCACAAGGCCGAGGGCGACAGGCTGACAGATTTGGACGTCGACTTCTGGAAATCCGTGAGGGTATGGCTGGCCTATTATGTCGACAACGGCAGGATCAGCTCTAACGCCGACTTCGTCTTGTTCACCACGGCGGTCATCGCGCCGGGATCGGAGCTGAGGCTGTTTGCGGAGGTAGATAGCGATCCGGCAGATCGAGCAGCAATGGCCGCAATGCTGCTAGATCGCAGCACCTCTGCGACGATCGGAAAGACCAAGGCGGATCTGGCCGAGCTGATGGAGGACGAACTCGTCGACTTCTATGGCCGGATCCTCATTCTGGACGGAAGCCCGCGTATCGACACGATCTCGCAGATCGTGCTCGACCAGCATCTAAGGACCGTCCGCCGGGACGTCCGGGGTCCGCTCTTCCAGCGGCTGGAAGGCTGGTGGATGGACTTGATGATCAAGGTACTCACCGCTGAGCGAATAGGCCCGGTCTACGGCCATGAGGTGTCGGACAAGCTCTCTTCGATTGCCGAAGAGTACCGGTCCGACAGTCTGCCCATCACCTTCCGCGGCCGGATGCCAGACGGGCGGATCGACGTCGCCAACGACACCCGCCTATTTGTTGAGCAACTCCGGGACCTCGACGTATCCCCCGCCCGCATCCAGAGCGCTATCATCGACTATTACCGCGCCTTCGAGCAGCGGTCGAGCTGGGCGCGGGAGAATCTGCTGATCTCGGGGGAGATGGAAGAATATGAGGATCGGTTGGTCGAGGAGTGGGGCCGCTTCCGGGATATCATCTTCGAGACTCTTCATGATGCCAGCGGGGACGACGCTTTCCGGGCGGCCGGCCGCCAACTCTACAAATGGGCCGAAACGGAAACGGGGGAACTGAGGATCAGGGAGCGTGTGACGGAGGCTTATGTCGTTCGCGGCGCCTTTCAGATTCTCGCCAACGCCCGTCCCATGCCACGGGTGCACTGGAATCCCGCCTTCATGAAGCGCCTCGGCGAACTGCTCGGGGTGGCCGCATGA